One genomic segment of Actinomycetota bacterium includes these proteins:
- a CDS encoding ABC transporter permease, with the protein MRGADYIIKRTAFAVITVFVALTLNFVLFRLAPGSAVSNLSRVPHATKATKAAIAREFGLDKSKWQQYLIYLKQLVHGNMGVSFQNNQPVSSNLRTALANTIPMVGLGTIFAIVFGMLTGVVAAWRRGSALEKTTVTSALAFYSMPTHWLALMLIIVFAGVFPTRGMTDEFAALLHPGLWPHIVDVARHMFLPSLTLGLVLYGEYTLIVRSAMLETLGEDYILTARAKGLPDWTIVRRHALRNALLPTVTLVALSLGYIVAGAILVETVFSWPGIGLAVYDAVTFRDYPMLQGAFLVLTLSVVIFNFAADLLYFRLDPRISE; encoded by the coding sequence ATGCGAGGCGCCGACTACATCATCAAGCGTACCGCCTTCGCGGTGATCACCGTGTTCGTGGCCCTGACCCTGAACTTCGTCCTGTTTCGCCTGGCTCCGGGCAGCGCCGTCAGCAACCTGTCCCGGGTCCCCCATGCCACCAAGGCGACCAAGGCGGCCATCGCCCGGGAGTTCGGCCTCGACAAGTCGAAGTGGCAGCAGTACCTCATCTACCTGAAGCAGCTGGTCCACGGGAACATGGGCGTGTCGTTCCAGAACAACCAGCCGGTCAGCTCGAACCTCCGCACGGCCCTGGCCAACACGATCCCGATGGTGGGCCTGGGGACGATCTTCGCCATCGTGTTCGGGATGCTCACGGGGGTGGTCGCGGCGTGGCGCCGCGGCAGCGCGCTCGAGAAGACCACCGTCACCTCGGCGCTCGCGTTCTACTCCATGCCCACCCACTGGCTGGCCCTGATGCTGATCATCGTGTTCGCGGGGGTGTTCCCGACCCGCGGGATGACCGACGAGTTCGCGGCGCTGTTGCACCCGGGGCTGTGGCCCCACATCGTGGATGTGGCGCGACACATGTTCCTGCCGTCGCTCACCCTCGGGCTCGTGCTGTACGGCGAGTACACGCTGATCGTGCGCTCGGCCATGCTGGAGACGCTCGGTGAGGACTACATCCTCACGGCGCGCGCGAAGGGCCTCCCGGACTGGACCATCGTGCGCCGCCATGCCCTGCGCAACGCGCTGCTGCCCACCGTGACATTGGTGGCCCTGTCCCTCGGCTACATCGTGGCGGGGGCCATCCTGGTGGAGACGGTGTTCTCCTGGCCGGGGATCGGGCTGGCCGTCTACGACGCCGTCACGTTTCGCGATTACCCGATGCTCCAGGGCGCGTTCCTGGTGCTGACCCTCTCCGTGGTGATCTTCAACTTCGCGGCCGACCTCCTGTA